The genomic region AAAAAGTTGCAGCGCTCCTTGTTGCTTTAGGAAAACCTGCTGCTGCGCGTCTTTTAAAACATTTCACTCCAGATGATTTACGCCGTCTGAGTGGGCAGGCGCATACTTTACCCAACATTTCTCTTGCTGATTTTGAAATTCTGGTTCGTCAATTTGAAGATGCCTTTGCTGAAGGAGCTTCTTTTTCTGAAGCTGGTTCACGTTTTGACAATCTGGTACAAGAAACATTATCAGAAGAAGAAGCAGCTTTAGTTCTTGACCCTTCAAAGGCACCAGCTCCACCTCGCGAAAGCCTTTGGGAGATTATTGCAAAATTAAACATTGATGTTTTGCAAATGCATTTTGCGCAAGAACATCCCCAAGTGGTTAGCTACATTGTTTCGCGTCTTTCTTCTGAAATTGCAGCAAAAATTTTAATGGCGCAGCCTATGGCGGTGCGTGCTGATCTTACCCGTAGAAGGTTACATCTACGCCCAGTTTCGCCAGAAATAGACACAGTCCTTGATGAAGCGCTGCGTCCTGTTTTCTCACAAGACAATAATGTGGGAGAAAAAGCTCATCACGGGCAAGTGGCCACCATCCTTAATGAGCTTGATAAAGCAGATGTTGACGAGATGCTTGCAAATCTTGATGATTTGAGTTCAGAAGATCTGGAAAAAATTAAAGCAAAGCTTTTTGTTTTCGAAGATATTCCGCGTTTGACAGAACAAGCACGATTACTGCTTTTTGATAAGATTACAGCTGATACCGTTATTACAGCTTTGCATGGTGCAGATAATCAGATGAAAGACCTTGTTTTAAATTCTCTTTCACAACGTACACGGCGTATAGTGGAAGCAGAACTTTCTTCTGGCAATGACTCCATCCAACAAGAAGCAATTATGAATGCACGCCGTAATATTGCCCAAACAGCAATCAAACTATCAGAACAAGGAACAATTAATCTCTCAGGTGAAGAAGGAACGTCTTAAAAGGCGCGCTTAAACCAACATGTCAGATGAAAAACCCGATAAAGAGAGCAAAACAGAAGAACCAACAGAACACAAAATTCATAAAGAAGAAGAAAAAGGAAATCTTCCCTTTTCTCGTGAATTGCCTATTTTTTCTTCTCTTTTAAGCTTTAGCGTAATTTCTATTTTTATTGCTTTTCCGGCCATATCACAGCTTTCGCATTTTTTGCTTCAATGGCTTGAACGCCCTGAATCGTGGCGCATTAACACTGCAGAAGATGTTAAACATTTGATTTATTTAGTAGGTGGTAATGTAGGCTTAGCTTTAGCACCTATTTTAATTATTATACCCCTGATCGGTATAAGTGCATCAGCTATACAACATGTACCACGTATTATTATGGAGCGCATTCGCCCACAATGGTCGCGCGTTTCACTTAGTAATGGATTTGAACGCATTTTCAGTAAAGCAGGGTTAGTGGAATTTTTAAAATCATTAACCAAACTGATCGGTGTGAGCATAATTGTTTATATTATGTTTTTTAAAAACAATACAATTTTCATCAATGCATTATTAACAGATGCACCAGCTTTACCAGAATATATTCGTGAAAAACTCGTCGGTCTGTCGCTCTCTTTCATTGTGGCCGTTGCTGCTATTGCAGGGTTTGACTTAGCATGGTCACGTTTTCACTGGCGCCAAAAACTACGCATGAGCAAACAAGAAATTAAAGAAGAGCATAAAAGCCTTGAAGGAAACCCTATGATCAAAGCACGGATGCGCTCCTTAGCACATGACCGCATGCGTCTGCGAATGATTTCTAATGTTCCTACTGCAACCTTAATTGTGGCAAACCCGACCCACTTTTCTGTTGCTTTGCGCTATAAACCACCCTTGATTATGCACCAGTTGTGGTTGCAAAAGGGCAAGATATTCTCGCCTTACAAATTCGTGAAATTGCTGTCGAAAATGACATCCCTGTTATTGAAAATGTAGAATTAGCACGTACATTGTATAAACAAGTTGAAGTCGACCAAGTTATCCCCCTGAATTATATGAAAGTGTTGCTGCTTTAATTCGCTTCATCAACAGTCAGAAGATCCATTAAAATAAGCATTTGCAACTTTTTCAAAATGCAACACCAAATTAATATAAACTTTAAAATACCAAAACAATAAATAACATAAAGTCATACGATGAAAAAAAATTATATAACTGAAATCCGTGAAATGTTTCTGGCAAAACAGGTAGCGCAATTTATTCCAGAATTACGACTGATCGATGTGGGTGACTTCATTGCCTGTATCCACACAGAGCGTTTTAACCATCTTTCCGAACTGATTGAAAGCGCCACAGAATTGCGTTTTTACCCTAATACCATGCGTTTTGCGCGTAATGCCAGTTATGAATTAGATTGGAACACTACACCAAAAATCTTGCTTCATATGGAATTTTCAAATGAAGGCGTACAAGCCTTTTTCCGGCTCATCATGTCATCAGAAGAATTTGGAGTTGAATTGGATAAGTGCATTTTGAAAACCCATCCGATGAAGAAACAAATACCAGTAATTTGATGAATGCACTCAATAATGCACGAATACAAAAAAGACTTACCCACTAAAATATGCACTGCCTCATTAAAATACGAACTGTATTGTGGATTAAAGCACCACACCTTAAAGATAAGAAGGGTGCAAGACAAATAAGAAGAATGTAAGATAAAAAGCAAAGATGCTAAATGTTATTATACAAATAAGCCTCTCTATTTGATAACAAAATAAGAGGCTTATTTTATAATATCCCCCCCCTCACCCCGCGTGGATCTTATTAAGGTGGACATATTTAATATAAAAATAATTTTCTAACACTAATAACTTGCGCAGAAGTCTTTTAAAAACCCTTTTCTAAAGTACAATTTTTTGAAAACTTTATGCTTCAAAAAAGCTTCTTATACCATAGTTTAAATATTTCTATCCCGTATGTTTCATATCGCGTATTTGATCAGCTGGAAGATAATTAAACTGTTTCACAAGCAAATCTTTCACGACAGGCGTTGGAAAATGCTGATTAACTTCATCTATAATCTGTTTTTTAACCGTCTCAAATTTTATCTTCTCGACAGCACGTACATCTGAATAACTGTCCCAAAAACATTTAAAAATAGCATCATTAATCAATACACTTAAAGGAAGGGACACATCTTTCTCAACTTTCTTATCTATAAGATAAGTTAATTGTGAAATTATATAACCCTGGACAACTCCCTCAACTAAAATGGGAACACTGATGACTTCTGTCTGACCAGAACTAACCTCTTCTACGACGGGAGCAGACGCTTCTGAAATATCGGGCTTTACAGCATTCACTTTGACACTCAACATTAAAATGCCAAGAGCTACCAAACAACCCCATACCCCCATCGCAATCATTTTAATCATTTGCGGCTTCCAGCATTAACTAAAACAGGATCATAAGTTCCATCTGTCTCTTCAGCGCGAGCAACTGTTTGCATAATTTGAGAAAGTTCCTTAACAGCTTCTAAATGCACTTGAAGCAATTCACTATTGCGCTGTAACTTTCCCTGTAAATCAGATAGTAAACTTTCTATTTTATTTTCAACATCTTGGTCCAAATACCGCATAACATCTTTCATCGACTGATTAAGATCACGCAGACCACGTGTTTTACGTAAATTAACCTCTTCATAATCTGGAACACCGTGGCTTTCAAGCATATTGCTTTCATAATCAACCACTTCTGTCAGCCCTTTAACGGCAGCCATAAATTTTGTTATTGCCCAATCACGACCAATTAGATCATTGTTGAGAACTTTTGTTTTTAATGCAACATTTTCATCATCACATTGCGCTACAGACATTTTTATTCCCCTTTATGGTATTTTAATTGTCATATTAAATAGTTTGTGTTCGGTATTAACGTGCCAGATCAGCTCATTTTATGAACGACCGCACTAATGATAAACAGCGTCTTTAATGGGTAGCATTTATTCTATTTCTCTCTCCATTATATGACCCCTCTTCTTTCTTAGCCTGTTCAGAAATCAACATTT from Bartonella schoenbuchensis R1 harbors:
- a CDS encoding flagellar protein FlgN encodes the protein MSVAQCDDENVALKTKVLNNDLIGRDWAITKFMAAVKGLTEVVDYESNMLESHGVPDYEEVNLRKTRGLRDLNQSMKDVMRYLDQDVENKIESLLSDLQGKLQRNSELLQVHLEAVKELSQIMQTVARAEETDGTYDPVLVNAGSRK
- a CDS encoding flagellar motor switch protein FliG — its product is MTEVINVVPEDELENTLPDTHVSSKLIDTLSGQQKVAALLVALGKPAAARLLKHFTPDDLRRLSGQAHTLPNISLADFEILVRQFEDAFAEGASFSEAGSRFDNLVQETLSEEEAALVLDPSKAPAPPRESLWEIIAKLNIDVLQMHFAQEHPQVVSYIVSRLSSEIAAKILMAQPMAVRADLTRRRLHLRPVSPEIDTVLDEALRPVFSQDNNVGEKAHHGQVATILNELDKADVDEMLANLDDLSSEDLEKIKAKLFVFEDIPRLTEQARLLLFDKITADTVITALHGADNQMKDLVLNSLSQRTRRIVEAELSSGNDSIQQEAIMNARRNIAQTAIKLSEQGTINLSGEEGTS